Within the Solibacillus silvestris genome, the region TACCAATCAATTTGTTTTAGGATTAATAAATATTGGATTAATGTCGTTAATGGCTATCCTTTTAACAACATCTACTCAGCTATATTTAATTGACCTTGCAGGAATTTATCAGCCAAAAGCAACAGGACTCGCCGCTTCACTAATGCCAGTGGCAAGCAACGTAGGCATCGCTTTTGGTTCTGCATTAGGTGGAATTGTGTACCATCAAGGAAATTTAATGAATGTAGCTTGGGTCGGTGGGATAATTGCCGTCTGTGCAAGTCTGCTAACTTTCTTTAGTCATCAATTAGACCAAAAACAAAATACATCAGAATAGAAATGATCAATTAAACAAAAGTTAAATTAATTCTACATCGATCATTGCTACCGGTTTATATTTTTCGGCAGATAGAGATGAATTTTCAGAAACAGTTGCCAATTAAAGTGCTTACTTAGTTACAACCTATATTTTAGTATAAAAACAGGCACAATCGCATGAAGCGAATGTGCCTGTTTCAAAAACCGCACTTATTTATGATACGGTTCTCCCTTAATTATTCTAAAACTGCGGTATATTTGTTCTACTAGCACGAGTTTCATCAACTGGTGAGGCAGCGTCATTTTTCCGAAGCAAAGCTTTTCATCCGCGCGCTGAAGTACATCCGTATGCAATCCTAATGATCCGCCTATAATAAATGCAACTTTGCTTTTCCCGTAAGTCATCAGTGCCTCTAAATCTGCCGCCATTTCTTCGCTCGTTTTCATTTTACCGTCGAGTGCCAAAGCGATGACATATGTACCATCATTAATTTTCGCAAGGATACGGTCACCTTCTTTTCGTTTAAC harbors:
- a CDS encoding 23S rRNA (pseudouridine(1915)-N(3))-methyltransferase RlmH; this encodes MNITIISVGKLKEKYLKMGIEEYVKRLGGYAKIDLVEVPDEKAPEQLSDADMEIVKRKEGDRILAKINDGTYVIALALDGKMKTSEEMAADLEALMTYGKSKVAFIIGGSLGLHTDVLQRADEKLCFGKMTLPHQLMKLVLVEQIYRSFRIIKGEPYHK